From Algoriphagus sp. NG3, the proteins below share one genomic window:
- a CDS encoding DUF262 domain-containing protein encodes MNIFDEMDNTGQENEDDVVVKLEDLRQAVIWGTDWTTDTIVNQMNKGNIDLDPKFQRREAWTGPRKSRFIESLILGLPIPQIILAERKEKKGTYIVIDGKQRLISIRQFFSQVNDNEFPRLKLSSLDSLAILNNLSFVDLDDSPDLEDFATAIENQSIRTIVIKNWPNEEFLYNVFLRLNTGSLPLAPQELRQALHPGKFIDFTDDFSVESEQIKRILNIKKPDYRMRDVELVIRYFAFKYYAEDYTGNLKKFFDTTVQILNNSWSVNRDQIQADAQELNNAIDFTYEIWGDNAFRKWKDGSYQGRFNRAVFDIMVYYFSNLSTREALREHGETIRQRFVELCVHDVEFLNSFETSTKNLQPTHKRYSEWGNALDQITEFTINIPKFNQ; translated from the coding sequence ATGAATATATTCGATGAAATGGACAATACAGGTCAAGAAAATGAAGATGATGTAGTCGTTAAACTTGAAGACCTCCGTCAAGCAGTAATTTGGGGAACGGACTGGACAACAGATACTATTGTTAACCAAATGAATAAAGGAAATATTGATCTTGATCCCAAGTTTCAGAGACGTGAGGCCTGGACAGGACCAAGAAAAAGTCGATTTATTGAATCGCTTATATTAGGGTTACCAATCCCACAGATCATTTTAGCCGAAAGGAAAGAGAAAAAAGGAACATATATTGTGATTGATGGTAAGCAAAGACTAATAAGTATTAGACAGTTCTTTTCTCAAGTTAATGATAATGAATTCCCAAGATTAAAACTTTCCAGCTTGGATTCATTAGCTATTTTAAATAATCTATCGTTCGTTGATCTAGATGATAGTCCAGACTTGGAAGACTTTGCAACTGCAATAGAAAACCAGTCAATACGAACTATTGTAATCAAGAACTGGCCAAATGAAGAGTTTTTATACAATGTGTTTTTAAGGCTTAATACTGGCAGCTTACCACTAGCACCTCAAGAGTTGAGACAGGCTTTACATCCTGGCAAATTTATCGACTTTACAGATGATTTTTCCGTCGAAAGTGAGCAAATTAAGAGAATATTAAACATTAAGAAGCCAGATTATAGAATGCGAGATGTAGAATTGGTTATTAGATATTTTGCATTTAAATATTATGCAGAGGACTATACTGGCAATCTTAAAAAATTCTTTGATACTACGGTTCAAATTTTAAACAATTCATGGTCTGTAAATAGAGATCAAATACAAGCAGACGCACAAGAACTCAATAATGCCATTGACTTTACCTATGAAATATGGGGAGATAATGCTTTTCGAAAATGGAAAGATGGATCTTATCAAGGAAGGTTCAATCGTGCTGTATTCGATATAATGGTTTACTATTTTTCAAACTTATCTACTCGAGAAGCTTTGCGTGAACATGGTGAAACAATTAGACAAAGGTTTGTTGAATTATGTGTCCATGATGTCGAGTTTCTAAATTCATTTGAAACATCTACAAAGAATTTACAACCTACACATAAACGATACTCAGAATGGGGCAATGCACTTGATCAAATCACTGAGTTTACAATAAATATTCCAAAATTCAATCAATAG
- a CDS encoding HNH endonuclease signature motif containing protein — protein MKNSEIFENNFFSTYYYSNIISNILTGDADTIGFLSNFREYMGSSVFLAYQKESALHHFCRSVIGDFLHEDMTTYDEYDWKCCKLNSYFKFRPYIDSAFSVFELDWSFEEFLDGKSDPEFSDLEEYYEELLITGYFEEVVNRIADEVFYVIFNNRRLMSDFNYLVAGNLELYLDEDSDIDIGSLFTSKGTLKRARIPQWAKDAVFFRDKGKCTICLKDISSLLHSNAERHYDHMVSLAEGGLNDVSNLQLLCRSCNQTKGSKSSPPSLKYFKWY, from the coding sequence ATGAAAAATTCGGAGATTTTCGAGAACAATTTCTTTAGTACTTACTACTATTCAAATATCATTTCAAACATATTGACTGGTGACGCAGATACAATTGGCTTTTTATCCAATTTTCGGGAATATATGGGCAGTAGTGTTTTTCTTGCTTATCAGAAAGAAAGTGCTCTTCATCATTTTTGCAGATCTGTGATCGGTGATTTTCTTCATGAGGACATGACGACTTATGATGAGTATGATTGGAAATGCTGTAAGTTAAATTCGTACTTCAAGTTTCGTCCTTACATTGACAGTGCCTTTTCTGTGTTTGAATTGGATTGGTCTTTTGAGGAGTTTTTAGATGGTAAATCAGATCCCGAATTTTCCGATTTGGAGGAATATTATGAAGAGTTGCTCATCACTGGCTATTTTGAGGAAGTGGTTAATCGAATAGCTGATGAGGTTTTTTATGTTATTTTTAACAATAGGAGGTTAATGAGTGATTTTAATTATCTAGTAGCAGGAAATCTGGAATTGTATCTCGATGAGGATTCTGATATTGATATTGGGTCGCTTTTCACTTCTAAGGGAACACTTAAAAGAGCCCGCATACCACAATGGGCAAAGGATGCTGTTTTCTTTAGGGATAAAGGGAAGTGTACTATTTGCTTGAAAGATATTTCAAGCTTACTTCATTCCAATGCCGAACGGCATTATGACCATATGGTGTCTCTAGCCGAAGGAGGGCTAAATGATGTGTCTAATTTACAACTGTTATGTAGGAGTTGTAACCAAACAAAAGGAAGTAAAAGCAGTCCACCTTCTTTGAAATACTTTAAATGGTATTGA